The DNA segment AAACTTCAAAAAAGCAATCAGGCCGTCGATAAAATTCGCGACCGCTTCGGCGAAAGTGCCATCAAATTGGCCGGAACCCAAATCTGAATTACACCGTTGACTTTCCTATCCTTTTTGCTATTTTCACTTATAGATATGACTTAACTTAAATACATATAGGGACGACGGTATGAGTAAAGAATTATTTGCGGCCGTTATCAAGGCCGATCCCGAAAAATGGCACTATGCCCCTCATGTTCTTTCCCTCGAAAGTTCCATCATTCGTGAAATCCTGAAAATTTCCTCAAAACCGGGTGTTATTTCTTTTGCCGGCGGCTATCCCGGCCCGGAGATGTTTCCCACCGAAGAGATGAAAAAAGCGGCGGCGGAGATGATCGACGAATACAAATCGACCGCTTTGCAGTATTCTCTTTCCATGGGAATAAATCAACTCCGGGAAGCGATCGCGGCTCGTGAGACACGTCTCGGCTCGCCCACCAAAATGGAAAATATCATCGTGACTTCCGGCTCCCAGCAGGGAATCGATGTCTGTGCCCGGACCTTTATCGACCCCGGCGATTACATCATCACGGAATATCCCACTTATGTCGGGGCCCTGCAGGCCTTCAACTTCTATCAGGCCCGCTACGCCACTGTGGATATGGATCATGACGGTATGCTGGTCGATCAGGTTGAAGCCGCCATCAAGAAATATAACCCCAAGATGATTTACACTGTCTCCAATTTCCAGAATCCGACCGGTATCACTATGTCGCTGGAACGGCGCCGCGCTTTGGTTGATATTGCTCTCAAATACAATGTCCCGATTATCGACGACAACCCCTACGGGGAACTGCGCTACGCCGGTGAGGATGTCCCCTCGATGAAATCAATCGGCGGCGATATCGTTATATCGCTGGGAACATTTTCAAAAATTCTGGCCCCGGGGCTCCGGATCGCCTGGATGAATGCCTCCGAAAAGGTCCTTCCGACATTTGAACGGGTCAAGCAATCCGGCGATTTGCACACCAATACCTTCACCCAGTTCATGGTCTACGCGTTCTTGAAATCGGGCAAACTCGAAGGACATATCCAGAAATTGATCAAAGGTTACGGCGAGAAGCGCAATACCATGCTCCGTGAAATGGAGAAAAATTTCCCGGCCGAACTGAGTTGGACCAAACCCGACGGCGGTTTGTTCCTCTGGGTCGATATGCCCAAGCATATCTCCGGCTCCAAGATGCTTCCTCTGGCCATCGAAGAGAAAGTAGTTTATGTCTATGGCGCCCCGTTCTATCCCGACGGCCGCTATGACAACAACATGCGCCTGAATTTCTCTCATGCCACCCCCGAGACCATAGTCGAGGGCATAAAGCGGCTGGGCATTGTTATCAAGAAATTCATGACGTGATCGGATCTGAAAATTATATCGAAACCCCGCCCCAAAGCGGGGTTTTTTATGCCGATGAGTTTCTTTGACTTTGGACGGCATTTCTATTATAATCTTCGGCTATGGCAGTCTACTTTTTTTCCGATGTTCATCTCGGGGCCGCCGACAGAGCCGGTGAGCAACTCAAAATTGAGAAATTGAATCTTCTTTTGGAAAAGATACGTCAGGATGCCACCAAGATTTTCATCCTCGGCGACCTTTTTGATTTCTGGTTCGAATACAAGCACGCCATTCCCAAGGATCATTTGAAAATCATTTTCCAATTGGCCGCCCTGGTCGATAAGGGAAAAGAGGTGCATTATATAAGCGGCAATCACGATTTCTGGCTGGGTGAATTCCTGAGCCGCGAGGCCGGGATAATTATCCATCGTGATTTCTATGAACTGACTGAACAGAACAAGGGAATTTACTTGATTCACGGCGACGGCATCTCGCCTTCGGACTGGGGCTACCGCATCCTCAAAAAAATCCTGCGCAACCGCGTCAATATCTGGCTGTATCGCAAGATTCCTCCCGACTGGGGTATCCCTCTGGCCAAGTATGTTTCCAGTTCCTCACGTGGATATACGGCGGGACGCGAACCGAAATTTATCCGTGATTACGAAATATTTGCCGCCGCGAAAATAAAGGATGGCTATGATATCGTGGCGATCGGCCATCTCCATTTGCCGGTGATGAAAGAAATTGACGGCGGAATCTATTTGAACACCGGTGATTTCATCAATCATTTCAGTTACGGCAAATTGGATAACGGCACCTTGACCCTTGAGTACATCAAATAGGTAATATGGAAATCATCAGAAATATCAAGCGGATGCAATCCTCCTGCCGGAAACTGGCGGCGCGGGGTAAGACTATCGGACTGGTCCC comes from the Candidatus Zixiibacteriota bacterium genome and includes:
- a CDS encoding Valine-pyruvate aminotransferase: MSKELFAAVIKADPEKWHYAPHVLSLESSIIREILKISSKPGVISFAGGYPGPEMFPTEEMKKAAAEMIDEYKSTALQYSLSMGINQLREAIAARETRLGSPTKMENIIVTSGSQQGIDVCARTFIDPGDYIITEYPTYVGALQAFNFYQARYATVDMDHDGMLVDQVEAAIKKYNPKMIYTVSNFQNPTGITMSLERRRALVDIALKYNVPIIDDNPYGELRYAGEDVPSMKSIGGDIVISLGTFSKILAPGLRIAWMNASEKVLPTFERVKQSGDLHTNTFTQFMVYAFLKSGKLEGHIQKLIKGYGEKRNTMLREMEKNFPAELSWTKPDGGLFLWVDMPKHISGSKMLPLAIEEKVVYVYGAPFYPDGRYDNNMRLNFSHATPETIVEGIKRLGIVIKKFMT
- a CDS encoding Metallophosphoesterase; the encoded protein is MAVYFFSDVHLGAADRAGEQLKIEKLNLLLEKIRQDATKIFILGDLFDFWFEYKHAIPKDHLKIIFQLAALVDKGKEVHYISGNHDFWLGEFLSREAGIIIHRDFYELTEQNKGIYLIHGDGISPSDWGYRILKKILRNRVNIWLYRKIPPDWGIPLAKYVSSSSRGYTAGREPKFIRDYEIFAAAKIKDGYDIVAIGHLHLPVMKEIDGGIYLNTGDFINHFSYGKLDNGTLTLEYIK